Proteins found in one Acidimicrobiales bacterium genomic segment:
- a CDS encoding VOC family protein yields the protein MSRLQLAIDVGDLDEAVDFYSRMFGTGPAKVRPGYANFAIDEPPLKLVLFEKPGGGGTINHLGVEVGTTAEVVAAEARLAGADLETTGIEDTECCYAEKTETWLEAPDDLRWEWYVKTADTEQFANVVVGSHSTDEADTTCCG from the coding sequence ATGAGCAGGCTGCAGTTGGCCATCGATGTCGGCGACCTCGACGAGGCCGTCGACTTCTACTCCAGGATGTTCGGAACCGGGCCGGCCAAGGTGAGGCCCGGCTACGCCAACTTCGCCATCGACGAACCACCGCTGAAGTTGGTTCTGTTCGAGAAGCCCGGCGGTGGCGGCACGATCAACCACCTGGGCGTGGAGGTCGGCACCACCGCCGAGGTGGTGGCCGCCGAGGCCCGATTGGCTGGCGCCGACCTGGAGACCACCGGCATCGAGGACACCGAGTGCTGCTACGCCGAAAAGACCGAAACCTGGCTGGAGGCCCCCGACGACCTCCGGTGGGAGTGGTACGTCAAGACCGCGGATACCGAGCAGTTCGCCAACGTCGTGGTCGGCAGCCATTCCACAGACGAGGCCGACACGACCTGCTGCGGCTGA